The Stigmatella aurantiaca genome includes the window GGCCCGGAGGGACCTCATGCTCGAGCAGCTCGAGGGGCTGCCCGTCGTCATCCCCGATGGGGGCTGGAGCCTGCTGCTGGACGCGCACGCGCTGGGCTACAGCGCCACGGACGCCGCCTCCATCCTGCTGACGCAGGCGAAGGTCGCCGCCACGCCGATGACGAACTGGGGCTCCTCGGTGGCCGAGCGCTACATCCGCCTCGTCTTCAGCTTCGAGCCGCAGGAGCGGCTCAAGCTCCTGCGCGAGCGCCTGCGCCGCACCTCCCTGCTGCCCTAGCCGCGCCCGAGAGGCTCTGCCAGCAGCCCGGAGAGCTTCTCCAGCGCCAGCCGGACGCGCGTCTTCACCGTCCCCAGGGGCTCTCCGGTGCGCTCGGAGATCTCCCGCTGGGACAGCCCCTCGAAGTAGGCCAGCTCCACCATCAGCCGCTGCTCGCGGGGCAGCTCCCGCAGGGCCGCAGCCACGCGCTTGCGGTCCTGCCACTGCTCGGTCAGCTCCGAGGGCGGCGGCGCCACCGGGTTGATGAGCGGGGGGTGCGAGGCCACGTCCGCGATGACGCGGGCCACGGTGCTCAGGGAGCGCCGCCGGTCGATGGCGCGCGTGCGCGCGATCGTCACCACCCACGTCTCCAGCCCGCCGCGCCTCGCGTCGAACTGGCGCGCCCGGCGCCAGACCTCCAGGAAGGTCTCCTGGAGCACCTCCTCCGCGTCGGCCCGTGAGCCCAGGATGCGCAGCACCACGGACCAGGCACGTCCAGAGCACCGGGCATAGAGCGTCCGCATCGTCTCGGCATTGCCCAGGGCAACCTGCTGGAGGAGGGCCTGGTCCGCCGTCAGCTCGCTCGCCTGTGTAGCAGGGGAATCGGAAAGCACCGTCGGACTCCCGGATACCGCAACCTCGGGTGGCAACTCACATTTTTGCCAACTGATGCCGTTCCTGGATCTCCCGGGGCACTGCCCCAAGGTCCCCCGGAACGTTCACTTTCCACCATCTCCGTGCGCGGAGCCGTTCAACATCAACGTCCCTCGCATCGTGATGCCCTGAAGAAGCGGCCCCCCGCCCTATAAGCCCCAGCCGTCCTTTATATGAACTCACGAATTGGAAGCGTGGTCA containing:
- a CDS encoding sigma-70 family RNA polymerase sigma factor; translated protein: MPPEVAVSGSPTVLSDSPATQASELTADQALLQQVALGNAETMRTLYARCSGRAWSVVLRILGSRADAEEVLQETFLEVWRRARQFDARRGGLETWVVTIARTRAIDRRRSLSTVARVIADVASHPPLINPVAPPPSELTEQWQDRKRVAAALRELPREQRLMVELAYFEGLSQREISERTGEPLGTVKTRVRLALEKLSGLLAEPLGRG